The DNA region GACCGCACTGGCGGAAATGGGTGCGGTGATCGCGCCGCCGGTCCCCGCCTTCTATGCGCGGCCGGAGAGCCTCGACGATCTGGTGGACCATTCGGTGGGACGGGTTCTGGACCTGTTCGGGCTGGATGCCGGAAATCTGCGCCGGTGGGGTGAGCGTCCGGCGGAGGGCTGACCCGCGCCGCGACGCCGCAACAGGCGGCTTGGACGGCGGCCACAATGCCGTTATACCGCTGTCAATGCGTAATGATGCGGAGCCGGCGCTTCCGCCGCCCGACAGTAACGGGGACAAGCCGACCATGCCCTTCAGCAGTCAACCGAGCGAGCCCATCCGCCAGCTTCTGGCCGGCATCAAGGCCTTCCGCGCCCGCTATTACGAACGCCGACCCGACAGCATGCGCCAGCTGGCGACCGAAGGGCAGCACCCGGAAGTTCTGCTGATCGGCTGTTCCGACAGCCGCGTCGACCCCGCCCTGCTGACCATGGCGGAACCCGGCGAGATGTTCGTCGTGCGCAACGTCGCCAACCTCGTCCCGCCCTATCAGCCCGACGGCGCCTATCACGGCACCTCGGCCGCCATCGAATATGCGGTCAAGTCGCTGCAGGTGAAGGAGATCATCGTGCTGGGCCACGCCCAGTGCGGCGGCATCCAGGGCCTGATCCGCTTGCGCGCCGGCCAGAAGTCGGACGACGATTTCGTGTCCCCCTGGGTGTCGATCGCCGGTTCCGCGCTCGACCCCTACGTCGGGCCGGAAGGCTCCGAACAGGCGCGGGCCGATGCGGAAAAGCTGCAGAACACCCCGGCGGTGATCGAACGGGCGGCGGTCCGCGCCTCGGTCGACAACCTGATGACCTTCCCCTTCGTGCGCGAGCGGGTGGAGGCCGGGACGCTGAACATCCATGGCTGGTGGTTCGACATCCAGTCCGGCGAGATGTGGGCGATCAACCCCGCCACCCGCCTGTTCCAGCCGGTCGAGTAAGCAAACCGCGCAAACGTGTACCCAAGGGCGAGGACGGGAATTTCCGGGCGCCCTACCCTGTTGTGAGCGAAGGAAAGTAGTTTTCCTCACTCCGACAAGAGGTAGGGAACGCCATGAAGACTGCACTTCCACTTGTGATCCTGGTCGCGGCTCCCCTCGCGCTGTCCGCCTGCAACCAAACCGGCAGCAGCGGCAGCGGCGGCGGTCTGTTCGGCAGCAGCGGCGGCGGCCTGTTCGGCTCGGGCAGCTCCGACTCGACCTATGCGCGCAACGGCCGCTGCGACGATCCGCGCTACAACACCTCCAACGGCGGCCGGGCCGAACCCGGTACGGACGATTACGACTGCTCGCGCTATGGCAACGGCTTGAAGCGCTGAACCGGAACCGCCAACTCGGCGGCCATGCTCCCGGCGACCGAATTCCAGTCGCGGGGAGCATGGCCGCCGGAACAGGCAACCCGAAGAAGCTGCAGCCCGGCGCCTCGAGGAGAGCGCGCAAGCCGGCCAGCCGGGGAGAGTACTGGTTGCCGCCGCGGCAACGGCACCAGTCCGGCCGGGCACCGTCGCCAATCGTCGCAAACGGTCACAGAATCGGACTTTTCCCCGGATTGTCTTGGGACTTACGCATCGCTATTGTCCGCGCCGTCTTCCAAGGAGCGGATCATGACCTCGCGCCCAGCCCGGGGCTTTTCCAGACGCGGCGCCTGCCGGTCCCGCGTTATCGCCGCCGCCGCTCTCATGGTCTCGCTCTGCATCGGCGGAACGGCTCCAGCGACCGCCAGCGAAGGCGCGAAGCCGAACGGCTGCCCGTGGGCGCAGGACATCACGCTGGAAATCAACGGCAAGACCCTGACCCTGAAGCAGGACGCCTTCACCGCCGCGACCTCCGAGCCGATCGAGATCGATCAGTTCAAGGTCTTTCCCC from Azospirillum ramasamyi includes:
- a CDS encoding carbonic anhydrase; this encodes MPFSSQPSEPIRQLLAGIKAFRARYYERRPDSMRQLATEGQHPEVLLIGCSDSRVDPALLTMAEPGEMFVVRNVANLVPPYQPDGAYHGTSAAIEYAVKSLQVKEIIVLGHAQCGGIQGLIRLRAGQKSDDDFVSPWVSIAGSALDPYVGPEGSEQARADAEKLQNTPAVIERAAVRASVDNLMTFPFVRERVEAGTLNIHGWWFDIQSGEMWAINPATRLFQPVE